A single region of the Candidatus Parcubacteria bacterium genome encodes:
- a CDS encoding septum formation initiator family protein: MQNRREQQLPKAWRVLASPFFLLFLIVFVGLAGKGSWNMYLKSQEAQAGRVDVEHRLGRLESRAAFLEGEVNRLHTEAGLELAIREAFNVSKEGEKVYVIVDHFSTTSLPDETVTESVLRWFRDLFKKGE, from the coding sequence GTGCAGAACCGTCGAGAACAGCAGCTCCCGAAAGCGTGGCGAGTACTCGCCTCCCCGTTCTTCCTGCTGTTTTTGATAGTGTTCGTAGGGCTCGCAGGGAAAGGTTCTTGGAACATGTATCTCAAGAGCCAAGAGGCCCAGGCTGGGAGGGTGGATGTGGAACATCGGCTCGGGAGACTCGAGTCTCGGGCAGCCTTCCTTGAAGGAGAGGTGAACCGGCTTCATACGGAAGCCGGGCTCGAGCTTGCTATCCGGGAGGCTTTTAATGTAAGCAAGGAAGGGGAGAAGGTATACGTAATCGTGGATCATTTCTCCACCACCTCGCTTCCCGACGAGACGGTCACTGAGTCGGTCCTCCGCTGGTTTCGAGATCTTTTTAAGAAAGGAGAATAA